One region of Spirochaetota bacterium genomic DNA includes:
- the ispH gene encoding 4-hydroxy-3-methylbut-2-enyl diphosphate reductase produces the protein MKIELACHSGFCMGVRDAILRIVRELNHSDDEILVYGPLIHNPQTTQILETRGLRTVHDLDGIAGKTIAIRTHGITADKLREIKGRAARYYNLTCPKVSRVQGIIRKYSGMGYYTIIVGDHDHAEVLGLKSYAQAGVSVISDVQEIPLIPPAANHLVVSQTTQDADRFDEIVTGIQARFPGLTVFNTICESTHNRQSDVTEGVKGGADALVVVGGRKSANTQRLAQMGREYGVKTFHIETEEELLHADFRNVRKVLVTAGASTPGWIINNVMERLYDINFRNSFFLVNIPIRLLQFMLRTNIFSAVTAYFITAFVQSYAGLVPDRGLCLVSMLYIFSMYTVNNFLEMQWLLVRNPVKYALLKRSRYLLLPMAALSLAVSGLVLSSHPWWIGAVYGVSALLGCVYSTGLIKKAVQLVPVRLARLVYSEKNIISSVGWTIAVALLPLLGRGAQAPAMIALNAFVFSMILLRYLLLDIIASQGDLILGRQTLPVTIGPRQTQRLGAIIVVATSLLYAALVLARGAPIYLYFLVNLVYLGILFVRFPSKSYFFALKYEFIVDFNFVVFVALCLALGIY, from the coding sequence TTGAAGATTGAGCTTGCCTGCCACTCCGGCTTCTGCATGGGGGTACGCGACGCGATACTCCGAATCGTGCGGGAGCTTAATCACTCGGACGACGAAATTCTCGTGTATGGCCCGCTCATCCACAACCCGCAAACGACCCAGATCCTGGAAACCAGGGGACTCCGCACCGTTCACGACCTGGACGGAATCGCCGGGAAAACCATCGCGATCCGCACCCATGGCATAACCGCCGACAAGCTCCGGGAAATCAAGGGACGCGCGGCGCGGTACTACAACCTGACCTGCCCCAAGGTGTCGCGCGTCCAGGGCATTATCCGCAAATACTCCGGCATGGGGTACTATACGATCATCGTGGGCGACCATGACCACGCGGAGGTGCTCGGCCTCAAGAGCTACGCGCAGGCGGGGGTTTCCGTGATATCGGACGTTCAGGAGATTCCTTTAATTCCCCCCGCCGCCAACCACCTGGTGGTTTCGCAGACGACCCAGGACGCCGACCGTTTCGACGAGATCGTTACGGGGATACAGGCGCGCTTCCCCGGGCTTACCGTGTTCAACACGATTTGTGAATCGACGCACAACCGCCAATCCGACGTCACCGAGGGCGTCAAGGGCGGCGCGGACGCTCTCGTCGTCGTGGGCGGGCGAAAATCGGCGAACACCCAGCGTCTCGCGCAGATGGGACGCGAGTACGGCGTGAAGACCTTTCACATCGAGACCGAGGAGGAGCTTCTTCACGCTGATTTCAGGAACGTCCGCAAGGTGCTGGTCACCGCCGGCGCCTCGACCCCGGGCTGGATCATCAACAACGTCATGGAACGGCTGTACGATATCAATTTCCGTAACAGCTTTTTCCTGGTGAACATCCCTATTCGCCTCCTTCAATTCATGCTGCGCACGAACATTTTTTCCGCCGTCACCGCGTATTTCATAACCGCCTTCGTGCAATCCTATGCGGGACTCGTACCGGACAGGGGGCTTTGCCTGGTATCGATGCTCTACATTTTTTCGATGTACACGGTGAACAATTTCCTCGAGATGCAATGGCTCCTGGTGCGCAACCCGGTTAAATACGCGCTCCTGAAAAGATCGAGATACCTCCTCCTCCCGATGGCCGCGCTCTCGCTGGCCGTCTCCGGGCTCGTACTATCCTCCCACCCGTGGTGGATCGGGGCGGTATACGGGGTTTCCGCGCTTCTCGGGTGCGTGTATTCGACCGGACTCATAAAAAAAGCGGTACAGCTCGTGCCGGTGCGATTGGCGAGGCTCGTCTATTCGGAGAAGAACATCATCTCGTCGGTCGGATGGACCATCGCCGTCGCGCTCCTGCCGCTCCTGGGGCGCGGCGCGCAGGCCCCGGCGATGATCGCGCTCAACGCCTTCGTGTTTTCGATGATACTCCTGCGCTACCTGCTCCTCGACATCATTGCGTCGCAGGGCGACCTCATACTGGGCAGGCAGACGCTTCCCGTAACGATAGGCCCGCGGCAGACCCAGCGCCTGGGTGCCATAATCGTGGTCGCGACGTCTCTCCTGTACGCCGCGCTCGTGCTGGCGCGCGGGGCGCCGATATACCTGTACTTCCTCGTTAACCTGGTTTACCTGGGGATACTCTTCGTGCGATTCCCCTCGAAGAGCTATTTTTTCGCGCTGAAATACGAATTCATCGTGGATTTCAACTTCGTGGTGTTTGTCGCGCTCTGTCTCGCGCTGGGGATTTACTGA
- the gspN gene encoding type II secretion system protein GspN encodes MDVNSIRAGIRAFFQSLGGRLREMWKLPYVKLYLAAAVVLTLVFFVMTFPYELLIREQFHNLEKSMGRSIAVGEIDFSLFGNSEIDSIVISLQDGELVLKDIKFNIAINPYTTLVKKTLRGMISIQDFRYTLTDTTVTAALKSDFDLAFPESGPPADGFLKLELNNAFLKGIKIKDFDVPPIKFSSIRGDSTIQRGNLRLASMKIAGPDLQGNIHGMLSLAKGIASSNLNLTIELDPDSRVLEDYAILLGGAKKNGENLKITLTGPLKNPKATFPWTKGGKEKEKDRPREKGKAPVPETEKDQPVED; translated from the coding sequence ATGGATGTAAATTCGATACGGGCGGGTATTCGCGCTTTTTTCCAGTCGCTGGGCGGCAGGCTCCGGGAGATGTGGAAGCTCCCCTACGTGAAACTCTATCTCGCCGCGGCGGTGGTCCTGACGCTCGTCTTTTTCGTAATGACATTCCCGTACGAGCTGCTTATTCGCGAACAGTTTCACAACCTCGAAAAGTCCATGGGGCGCTCGATCGCCGTGGGGGAGATCGATTTCAGCCTGTTCGGCAATTCCGAGATAGATTCCATCGTCATAAGCCTTCAGGACGGCGAGCTTGTGCTGAAGGATATCAAGTTCAACATCGCCATCAACCCGTATACCACGCTCGTGAAAAAGACCCTGCGGGGAATGATTTCCATCCAGGATTTCCGCTATACGCTCACCGATACCACCGTAACCGCCGCCCTCAAGAGCGACTTCGATCTCGCGTTTCCGGAATCGGGACCTCCCGCGGACGGTTTTCTCAAGCTCGAACTCAACAACGCGTTTCTGAAGGGGATTAAGATCAAGGACTTCGACGTTCCGCCGATAAAATTTTCATCCATCCGGGGCGATTCGACCATTCAGCGCGGCAACCTGCGCCTTGCGAGCATGAAAATTGCCGGGCCCGATCTCCAGGGCAATATTCACGGCATGCTCTCGCTCGCCAAGGGCATCGCGAGCTCGAACCTGAACCTCACCATAGAACTGGACCCCGACTCGCGCGTCCTCGAGGATTACGCCATCCTCCTGGGCGGTGCGAAGAAAAACGGGGAAAATCTCAAGATCACGCTCACCGGACCCCTTAAAAATCCCAAGGCGACGTTCCCCTGGACGAAGGGGGGCAAGGAAAAGGAGAAAGACAGGCCAAGGGAAAAGGGTAAGGCCCCGGTCCCGGAAACGGAAAAGGATCAGCCTGTTGAAGATTGA